The Pochonia chlamydosporia 170 chromosome 3, whole genome shotgun sequence genome contains the following window.
ACGACGATCAAGCAACGAGCCGAATTAGGTGACGAGGAAGGTCCCATCACTGCTTGCAAACTATTCATTATGACTGCATTTTCTGGTTATCTTGACGTTTATCCCGGATCATGTTGTTTAATCAGCTACCTCAATTGAAGAATACATACAGGGTACGATGATGTGCTGGATGTAGCGCAGCAGGACAACATGATTCGAGGGGAGCACGGGTCGAACGGGACTAGCGAACCATAAACCGTACGCCAATATGAAAGAttttggttgttgctggctcaTATATGGTCTTCCTgaagaagacaaggacatgTGATGTCTTTGAGCGCAAACCAAAGGACCCAACTGACAACCCATCCATGacacaagcacagcaaacaTACGACACACCATTGTGGTTATCGATATTCATGAGTATAGTAATTTCCACTGGACCAATTGGGAGAATACTAGACTATCTCGGGTGAAATTACTTCCCAGCCCTAGTTGCGATTACAATCCGAAGCAATCACGAAATCCAGACGTTGTAGGGTAGGcttgatgtcgatgatggccaGCAAGCTTCGGACCTCGCCTCTCTCCCGTGAAATGCATCCCGCAAGGGAGAGAGAAATACGTGAAACGGACACGGAAAAGGATATACAAACTTCCTGATAATGAAATCTGGCAACTTTGTATGTGCCACTGAGTAGGTATTCAAGTGGCGTGTTGATGGGCTGATTGTCGAGAAATTATTCTTGCCGATTTCAGCGACGCCATAAGCTCAGCTGAACGTTGCGACCACTAAAACTTCACCGCGGCAGTCGCTGGAACAAGCTTTCACAGCGCCTCAATTTAGCAACGGCAGCAGTTGAGCGCCATTGTCACTGGCTAGCTGCCAACGCCACAATTGCTCCAGCGCCCGTTTAGCGCCCCGCTGATCAACCTCCGACACTGAtcagagcagaccagacccttcaatTGATCCCCAATCTCCAATTTATCTTATGACCACATGTCATCGCCAAATTCCCAGAACCTCATACGTTGTTGTCCAGCAACTCATCGTCAGCAACCATGGCGCGCAGGCAACATCTAAGCCTCACAGTTGCACTGGTATTCATATTCATCTTCACCATAACATACCTCTTCTCCGGAAGCTCCAAGTCCAGCCGCATTGAGCCGTTGAAGTCCGGGCGCGACGCCCAGGTCCCCGTCGATcccaaatcaaccaccactTCAGAAACCAAAACCGACTTCAAGATTGACCTAGACGCCATACCGAACCTCTCAGAAGGAGATTCCATAGCGCCCAAACTGGAAAATGCCACGCTAAAGTGCGTCTCCCCCAATTCTACTTCTATCTAATACTAACAACCACTCCAGAGCAGAACTCGGCCGTGCAACTTGGAAGTTCCTCCACACCATGGTCGCCCGCTTCCCCGACAAGCCCACAGAGAGCGATCGCAAAACTCTCGACTCCTTCTTCCACCTCTTCGGCCGGTTGTACCCCTGCGGCGACTGCGCCCGCCACTTTCGCGAGATGCTCAAGAAGTACCCGCCGCAGACGAGCAGTCGCAACGCTGCAGCAGGGTGGTTGTGCGCTACGCACAACATGGTGAATAAGAGGCTTGGTAAGGAGCAGTTTGACTGTACCAAGATTGGGGACTTTTACGACTGCGGCTGCGGCGATGATAAGGATaaggggaaggggaagggggatgagaagaaggcgacgaggGATGAGGggcatgatgttgatgttcCGGGGTTGGGAGGGCTGGAGAGACAGAGGAGTAAGGCGATTGAGGGTTTATAGAATTACGGGCATGGATTTATTGGCGTGCTGGTTTGAGCATAATTTTTGGATATTGGAATATAGCGACAGCGATTGTTTGGAATGGTTATGTTGGGCGTGTACAGCATTTTGATGGATTATAGTGGGCTTGATTGACAGTCCGCATCGAAATAAAGAATATTTACTACATTTTCGGCCTTTGAAGGAACTTTGTACTCAGAAATATGTGTCAATACGGCGGATAGCTGTCAATGTAAATTGGTTGTTGAGAGTCACGTGATATATCAGGTGCACCAGATCCGCCTGTCGCGGCTGCGCGTTCCAAGAGCTGCCTGAGCTACGACGTATGAGCTCCAGCCTTCGAATCATCCATCATTGACGACGCTGTACCGACACTCCCCCAATCTCTCACCAGCGATCTTTCGAGTCGGACGGGACACCACATTTGAACCACAGAATCAGTAATTATGGAGTTTGGCCAAAAGGGTGTATTGAATGAAGGTGAGCAGCACGATTGGAGCTACACAACGATATGGGCATAGCTGGGCAGGGCacatgatgctgatgcaaTTGGATAGATGGCATccatgtcgacatggaccGCCTCAAGAAAGGAGAGGTGAAGTGAGTACCGAAGGTTGACGACTGCATCTTGATATATGAGTCTAACAATGGCATTTCAGCTTGGGAACGTCGATGTACGAAACCCCCCTCCGATTCCGATATTGGCGAAGCGATCTAACAATAATATAGCATGGCTGTCACTTTCAAAGATGGTGTTATCCTGGGTATGTCCCATGGCTGTTAATCTTGCAGGTAAACGACTGAACTGACTCCTGCAGGCGCCGATTCTCGAACCACAACCGGAGCCTACATCGCAAACCGAGTCACCGACAAACTGACCAGAGTACACGATACCATCTGGTGTTGTCGATCTGGCTCAGCAGCCGACACACAGGCCGTCGCCGACATTGTACAGTACCAGCTTGGTTTGTTTGCCATGCATAGCGGCAAGCCCCCCATGACACAAACAGCGGCATCCATCTTCCAAGAGATTTGCTACGCCAACAAGGACCGTTTATCGTACGTTGCCTCAAACTATCCTACTGGGACTGCTGGGTAGTCAGTATTTATTTATTAACTGTGTCTATACAGGGCCGGCTTGATTATTGCCGGTTGGGACGAGCGATTCGGCGGCCAGGTCTACTCGATTCCGCTGGGCGGTTCGCTGCACAAGCAAGCATATGCAATTGGTGGCTCTGGTTCCACATACATCTACGGTTACTGCGACGCCAATTGGAAGGAGGgcatggagaaggaggatgcTGTGAATTTCGTCAAGGGAGCGTTGAGAGAGGCCATCAAGTGGGATGGCAGCTCGGGTGGTGTCATTCGCATGGTGGTGTTGACTAAGGAGGGAGCTGACCGACACTTGTACCTACCCGATACTGATTACAAGGTTCGACATGATTAGAGGGCGAGAAATGAGCGGGAGGTAGGTTGATATCCAGGCGACGTCATGGGGGTTTGGGGGCTGCAATATGGCCTGCAGGACGGTGATTTGAGCTTGCGATAGACAGAGATGGCGCATCTGTATAATAGGTAGAATAACGAACAAGGTACCAATTCGGAACACTCCTGTGCTTACATGGAAATGCCTGTTGAACAATATACACAAGTGGCAGGGTCGGTGACTTGGAGGTACGGGAACGGGCCGAGGGTCGGAAAGGACGGGAGCACCAAGCATGGTCAGCTTCGACAGGGTTGACAATACCATAATTTTGGCATGTCGAGGAGCGGTGAGGGTATGTGTGAGAGATGTAGTTGATcacttggagaagaagccaaaaGTCCGAGATGCGAGGTGGGTACAGTACATGATTCGAAAACGAGTCTATTAGTATGTGGTAGTTTCAGTAGTTGACATACTCGAAAACGTGAAACTGATGTGATCCTAGAATACGTAGAGAGTACAGCAATGAATTGAATTGTCAGATTTTTCTGTGCATACACATCTACACATCATGGGACAGGCGGTGACCGACCATGTTGAGACAACACAGCGCTGATATGGTTATGCAGCTGAACACTGGTTGCAGGCTTCGTATCGCTAGGGAGAAAAATTAAGGGCACAGGTAAAAGGGTGTGGTCGGCTGCACGTGGTTGGGACTGAATGAGGGATGGATGCGCAGGGGAGATAGACAGGCTGTGACCACGGGGCTGAGATTCATGCATCTATTGTATTGTAGTGAGTGAGTCGTTGAGGATGAAGCGCACGAGTTGAGGAGGCGTGACGTTGATGGATGCTGTTGGATAGTCGGTGCTGTACTGCTGAGTAAGATTGTTTGTATGCTCTTGATATCGTTGTGTTTGTGGAAATTGATTGCAGCGGACATTTGCAAGGTTCTGAACATTTTCAAGGTTGATGCTTGTTCGCAACGATGAGCTGAGTGCGTACCGTACATCATCGTTGTGTGCCGTTGAGCGTGAAAGTTGCAAGACTTCAGCCTCAGCAGGGCTGGACAATAGCATTCATCTCTCTCCATTACATGTCCCCTCATCCCCACCCGTTAAGCTGACGTCGACGCAAGAAAACTAGGACAAAGAAAATGGGGTATCTGGTGAGGAGAAagtggaggaagaggagcaggATGCAACGAAATGGCACTAGGTGGCGATGCCGTCCTGAAATATCATGTGCTTAGAAACAGGAGTGTATCAAACACAACTCCCAACATGGACAAAATCAGCCGTAAAAGGAGAATGTTGGGTTATTTAAAAATCCCTGCAGCACACGAAATGGCATTCGTCAGACTTTCTCGAACGCCATTTGACGTGACAAGAAAAAAACAAGGGGCAAAGACACAAAGAGCCCGACAAGAATGAGGTATCATCTGTAGGGAGTACCTGCACACTTGCAGCCCGACTGCACGCCACAGGTTTAGACGACACACCCACGTGCGGGATGCCTTGGCTGCGATTTGCACCGATGTCGAGACAGTGTACTTTGTTCGCTGTGGGCTCTGCACCTGAATGCCTTGTACTATGTTCTTGTGCCGGACACGCCGTCGACGAATCAAAGCTGCGACTGATGAGCACTCGGTTGACAATTCGTCTGGGCGGTTTTTTCAATGGTAATGCGTTGCGCTGCGTTACGAGTCAACAGTTTCTCTTTTCCCCCAGATTTGCTTGTTCTACCCCCTTTGATCTGCTTCACCTCCTATTATTCGGCGTCGTGACTCGTTGTGGTTGCCTTTGGGTTCGTCGCTCGTTTGGTCAAGACGGTTGACGCCAGCCGGCCAGGGGAGAACGACACTCCCGTTTCCGTCTTGGTTTGCCCAGACCACCGAACCTAAAACCTTATCGCATGCCACTTTCTTCCACTGCGGGTGTCTGCCTCTCTCCCCTTTTGCACATATTATATCATTTCATTTtagaagaaaaagaattCGTCTTGCTTTGAAAAGGCTGAAACGTGGCCGCATTTGAAATCCATTCGGTCATACTTGTATCATTGGAGTTGGGCCGGCAAGAGGCTCTGTCGCTCCTTCCTGCTGTGGCAACGACTTGACATCGACCCTTTGCCACTCAACTGCGTCACTTTTGGGGCCGTTGAATCGCATTTCATCTCCTCTTTTGACGACACTTGGTCCCTTTCTTAGACTTTGCTTCGACATCCTCTGATATAGACGAGCAGATATACCcttgttttatttttcaACTGCTACGCCAAGCGACATTTTAACATTTTGTTTTTCGCATCGGCAAAGTACGACGAAGCGTTGGTAGTCTGGATTCTTGAGGCGGACCACAGCATAACTGATAGCTGCGCAATTTGAGCGATTTGAGCTGGTTGCGAGTCTACACGATCGAACGTCCTGCGATAACGGATTGGGACAAGTGGCGATTATTTGATAAGGTGAGTTTTTACGATTTGTATCAACCGTTCTGTTTTTGATGCCTTCGCCGTTGGGGAATGCTTGCTCCGAGTGCAGCTGATGGCCGTAAAGTTGCGGCTACTTACTGCAGGGTCGTATCTCAAATTTGTTGTATTTGTTTCACGGCCATTATATCCCTGAGCGAGAGAAGCACCACTTTTTTTTAATAATTTGTCGTCTCAATTCCCGGGCGTTATATGTGCGACGTTGCTGCGAGATGCTGCATGCAGTGAGCCATACTCTCAACCGCGAAAACCACAACCAGTTACATCATGGAGtccacaacaaccaccaaccgGCTTTTATTATCCTGATTTGATGTCAAAAAGGAGTGATGGGTCAGCAATACAACTTTCTTGTGCGACACATTTTCGCCAGACAAGACGACTGCCCGATCCACGGCCGGTCGATGCGACTGTACGGAGGCTATCTTCGTGGAAGGTCGACATGCTGCTATTACTGTTTCACGCCGCATCTGGACCGGGCTGGACCAGCCAGGACCGGACCAAGTGATTGAGCTACGAACTGAGCTTCATGGTCTATCGAATACAAGTTGAGGTCAAGTGTCGTTGGCATCGTGCTATCATGACATGGTCTAGCCTGGTCTATTTCTATTACAATTTCATCCGCCCCTAGTCAGTCGGTCccctcatctcatctcatctcccCACCAGCATCAGCGCCGTCAAAAACGCCCGCATCATCCgccagtgccaccagacccgaAGCCGACCACggttgagtctggtctggtcgatCTGTTGTTCAGCCCGAGGAATCGAGGACCACAAAAGTCAATCCAGTCAAGTcccctcttctcctttgcGGTGGTGCAAATCCACATTGCTGGGACTAGAGCCAAGAAATCTGCTCTGCGGCTTGACGCCTGGcaccaacaaaccagaccagacctgaccacaccagacagacattggaccagactccatctcCTTCCTTGGCTCTTCCCCTCCGTCAAACTTCTTGTTTTCGGCGTCATCCTAGACCCTGACCTGAGCCCATTACGTTgctctgcttcgtcttcgtccctACCAGCGCTTCTTCCTCACGGTCCTCGCTCGCTTCACTTGACGACTGTTTATGAATTTTTCGTTTTgatttttttcttgtttgcgATTTTGTTGCACTTGATTCCATTCTTTAGCTAATGCATTGCGCTCCTCCTTGCAGCCCATCCGCTGCCTAACTCCCAAGAAGTAATACTTATTTCGTTCTGCGACGCACGCAcgcaaaacaccaacgccCGACCGCACACGCGCCTTGCCCGTCGTTCACCTTACCACCCTCGGCTGTCGTTACGATGCAATGGCCGCTTTAATCGGCGACTTGGTACCTGATATCTCTCGATTTCATGATATGATTGTCAACCCGTCTTCACGGCAGAACCACCGACAGCACCAATCCCCACCTCAACGCCAGCGCTCCCACTCCCGATCGCAGGCTCAAGACTCTCCGCCACGTCGCTCTTCGAGCCGACCGCGCGCTGCTGCCTCGACTCCACGATCCCAGAGACGTGACGAGATCGAGAGCTCGGCTACCGACCGACGCAACTCTTCTGGCGCTGCGACGCGCTCACCCACGCAGCAGAGGGCACGAAAGTCTGCTGCAACCGACGGCACTTCATCGGCAGACGGAGCTTCTTCCAAGTTTCCCTCCCCGCCGCCGTCCTCATCGCCCCCAGTTGCCAGTGGTACGTCGCCGGTCGATGATGCGAAGGAGGCTTCAATGGCATCACAGACCGGAGACGTTGTCTCTGCAGCCCATCAGCCTCTGCGCAATGCCCCAGGCTCAATGAACGCGGCTGGACGGCATCAGCAACCGTCGCCGCCATCCAGCCAAAGTTTTCACATACCCGACTCTTCGTTAGCATCCTCATCTTTTAGCCACGCTGGGCCGAGCTCAACACAGCAGACATCGCAAgacagccaacaaacagTCATTCATGTCCGGGATTTGGCGCATATGCAGAGCTTGGCAGATGCTCAGATGCTGGGGGGAAGCAGCTCTACATCATTGGATCCAAATGCCCAAATCAAGTATGAAATCAGTGGGATGCCCATCGCTGATATTATTGAAATGGTGGCTGCCTTGCTCACCAAGAtaaccaccaccaacgaccTGCAACACGATGCCATGCAGCGAAACGTTGcgcaccagcagcaagctaACCAGTCAAGCGACTCTGGTTCCCACATGAGTCCCCTAAGTCATTCTGTGTTGGCGTTTCATGGCAAAAACGTTCCTGCGATTACAATCTTGAGCTACCTCTCCCGCATACACAAGTACTGCCCGACGACCTACGAGGTGTTCCTCAGCTTGCTAGTCTACTTTGATCGTATGACGGAGCGTGTCAATGAAATCGTCATGAAGAGCGAGCAATCGCGAAGTCGAGCGGCATCACAATCGCACCCCCATCCTTCTGGGACATCGCGCGGAGACACTACGATGCACGACAATGCTCACGAATCTGACGAGAGCGATTCGGACTTggcagacgacgatgacgatgacgacgccaTGGTAGACTCCCCTACAGCATCAGGCGGACGAAACGAGTCTGGAAAGGCTGCGACTGTACCGGAGGATCGAGTCCCAGTTAGTCCCGCAACATATTTCGTGGTcgacagcttcaacatccacagATTGATTATTTCTGGGGTGACTTGTGCTAGCAAGTTCTTTTCCGACGTCTTTTACACCAATTCTCGATACGCCAAGGTATGTTGACCTTTGAATGCTCGACTACATGTGTTTACTTATCTAACTGCTGTGCGTCAGGTCGGAGGTCTCCCTCTTGCTGAGCTGAACCATCTCGAAATTCAGTTCCTCGTCCTCAACGACTTCCGCCTAGCCGTCCCCGTGGAGGACCTCGAAGCATACGCAACCATGCTGGTTGAATTTTATGCCCGTGAAGTAATGACGCAAAAGTCGGCAACAGGAGCGTAGAAGCCCTACAATACGTCGAGCCAAAACATGGACGACGACCATTGATCCGAGTGTAGTCATGGCTCGCGTGACAGTCAAACTATACATGACTGCGCCAAAGAAGGCCCGACCACTGGACAATGGCTAGAAATCTGCACATCGCAGAATGACCAAGAGCACGACGCAAACCTTGGAACGTAGCTACATAGCATGCCAGGTTTGAACCACATCAGCATGTTACACGATGCATGTACACAATCTAATGAATAGGAACGGAAGACGCCACGGAATCAAGGGCTGTAGAATTTCATTACACGCTTGGttagatacctaggtacacGGCGGGTATAGCTCACTGCAACTGCAATGATAGGGAATGGAAATGGATTGGGGGGTAGGGGGCCATGGATGCATTCAGTACTGGCGTATGGTGTTTGAATGGATGCTGGGAgcagttttttttttttttttcgtcttctcAATTTTGTATTGTGCATTGGGGAGATGGAAAAGATATAAAATAGATTTTTGGTCATGTGCTGACGTGGTAGCCTGTGAATCTTGTTACTGTTTACTGACTGTCCCTGGGTATAGGGATGATAAGTTGGGTGAGATGGAGGTTCAATGGATTTACACTGTTGTCATCTACGAGTATGTTGTCAGGAATCAGGTCACAGTGACAGCCAGAAGGAAAAGAGGAAGTTGAATATGTTGAATATAACTATCATACAATCTTAGGTCCAAACCACCAATTTTGATCCCCATCGTCAACAGAACTATGTTTTTGCGTACGAACATAACAGGTGGGAAGAACGACAATTACAAATGAGCCCTCGGCTCCTCCCACAACTCAACAGGGAGATCGAACCGAAGATCAGcattctccatcttcatccccaACTGCCACCGGCCAAGGCCCGGCCAAAAGTTTTCATACTTTCCGTTGACGTTCCCCTCTTCATCTCGCTGGGAGATATCAAACCACCCTATCGTGGTACGACGACTGTATTGGTTGGGGATGAGGGAGCACCATGTCTGAGTGCCAGGTAATTCGCCTTGACTGCCCTGGCCttgcggcagcggcggcatcaCCAGCTTTGTTTTGAGGCCGAGGTAGTTGACCCAGCTGGTTGCGAATGGGAAGGAGGGCACGAAGCGAACCGGCGAGTAGGTCGCCTGGAAGAAGGGGACTGAGCTTGGCGCCGACTCTGTAGTATCACCCTCGGTGTCGTAGGGGAATACTTTGACGGTGACGGAGCCGTTTGGCGCAAAGTCCCAGTCGAAACGTGCGAGATGTTTGGGAGTGTTCCAATCTAGGAGGGGGTCAACTTGTTTCTTGCCCGACAGCCCCGGTAACATCGACGGATTACACAAGATGTAGTGATGATGAAAGGGGTCAGATGAGTCAACATACTTAAGCGGCCGTTGTAGCAGGCATGCTTTTGAGAAACATATATACGCGAGATGCGAGGATTGCGTCCTACCTCCGGGTATCCGGCAGTGCCTCGAGACCAGTCGAACGATCCGGGGACCACTAACATCTCGTCGTACGGACCGACGGGTGAGTCTTGGTAGCGCAATATCTGGATCATGCCTAGGCCACCGACTGGTCGACTTGTTGGGGATGAGGCAAACTCGGCTCCGGCTTCCAGGGGCGAGTACGCATGATCTGGGAGGTTCCGCCCGGCAGACAAAGATGTCCACCACGAAAAGAAATAGACATCACCACTGAGGCTCCATGGTGGAGTGGCGAGTGATATCGAGTCAGCaagtgttgatgttgagccTTGTCTTGACGGCCTTGGTTCAGACTCGACCGGCAAGGGAACTGAAGTTGAGATTGCAATGTGGTGCATTGGGACACTGGAAAGTGCAAGATTCTCAACAACTGCTGTGTCTGCCATTTGTTTAACACACAGGTCAACAAATATGCTAGAGTCGTGAGATTATTGAGAACTTAAGCTCACGTATGTGTCTTTGGCTGAGATGTTGCATTTTCATTGCAACCGCGGATGCCGCATAGCCAACGAAATCACAGCATTGCAACCGACATGTTCAGTAACTATTCCCAAGGAAACAAGGATACTATCCATCTGAGAAGTCTTTGGCAAGAGGGGACCGGTggtccaaccatcaacccTTGTTAAAAATAGACTCACACAGACGAGCGACATATCAGACAACCGGGCCGGGTCTTCTACAGGTCCACTGCCCGACGATTCTGGATTCTAATCATGGGAGTTTCGCCCAGCGTTTTGGAGCGTGCGTGCGTGCGATTTTCCTAATTGGATGGTGTGATTCATTGCTGAGGAGGGTCTTTGAATCATACGTCCGGCAGTACCACTAAAATGCGATCTGAATAGCGGTATATACCGCCAAAAAATGGTGTGATGCTCTTCATACTTCTCCTCGGGTCGTGGACGACAGGCAGCAGCTTCCACATTGCCTTGCCTAGTAGAGATAGGCGAGCTTAAGGCTGGTCCGTGTGGCCCAGAAACATAGTGCCCATGCAGTTGAGgtggttggcattggcatgcaatgcaatgcaaactGACGTATGCATGGGTGGCCACGCACATGGCTCGTGGCAAAGACCAATAATCTTTTTGCTTGGGATCGATCTGCTGGAGCGTCTTATTTCGGCAGGAGAGGTAGCAGGAGACAGATGTATATCGAAGCGCAGAGGTATCGGTATGATAGTTGACAACTATGGATGGCTTACACAAGGGTCTGATTCGTGCGTGAATCAAAACGGCGGTGTTTGTCATCGACCCTCATATCTCTTCTTGCCCTGAGTCAGCCTGTTGCTGTGTCTTCTTTAGGGAAGATCTGATCGACGCCTGGGTAAGTATGTAATCACTTTTTCTGGTGAAAAATCAAGGTGTCCCAGCACAAAAATGGCCGCCCAATGCCAAGAGGCCGCTCTCCTAATGGAGTTTCTGATGGTTGGTTGCTGTAGACCGCCATATGAATGGCTTCCCCCTCCTCAAGGCACCCTATCAACAAATTAGTAGATATTCATATCTCTTGTATCTCTTGTTTATCGAATGACTTTGCCAGTACCTAGTTTTTCCTTGTCAGAAATTGTCTTCAAGCTCGCGTAGTAGCCTCACCAAACCCACAGAAACTCTTAGCCCATTAGTCCAGTACGACTCACTGCACGAACGCTGGCCGATTGGCAAAAATTTCATGGACCTTGATGAAAATCATGGAGATTGTGCTCCATATGATGAACCATACAAGAAACCACTGGCGAATCGCGACATAGGCAATGTCTCAGTTCCAGACGGTGGCACCTGTTCCATGCATAGAGACCCGGGCTCAAGGCAGCACGCCATCTGCAAGACATAGACCTCAGTCTGTTCAAGAACGACATCCACGGCGCCAATTGCGGCAACTTACAGGGTCAACCTGGCTGCTCAATCAATCCCTGCTCTACTGCTGAACAGGCTAGAACCAACATATCCCAGTGGTCACACGTGGCATGCCGCATCAACAAAGTGCTTCGAGTGGTACCAAGGTGGTGACATTCGTTCAAAACTCGTTGGCGAGCCGGGATGTCATGAGGACACCACGAAGCCTGGCGACTTTTCATATGTCGGTACTTTGCAGTCGCACGGAATCAGCCACAAATTTGAGCTAAGAAAATTGTACCAAACTGAGGCATTAGAATTGGTTGGAGTATTATTCGGCCGagtggctgctgttgcctATTTTTCTGTCCACTGACGAGCAGTACATGACATCCTTGGCAGAACATCATTGTTGAGCGGTTCATAATAATGCCCTTCAATCATCTCGTTTCGATTATTTTCGTcttctactccgtagatggTGAAGAAACCTTGCCCAACGTGATAAATGTCACCCAGTCTTGGCAAGTTCTGCTGAATGAATATCAATGTCGCATAGAATCAACAAACTTGCCACTTGATGGGGGGTTGTGATGCAGGCGAAATGTGATACAACCCTCTGAGCCTCCGAGCGATTTACATCAGTACCCAATGCTCGGGTTAACCGTTGGGCAACCAACTTTAGATTTGCTCAGACCTCCCTTCTGACATTTTCACAGCCAGTACAATTTTGTTTAGGCCAAGCTAAG
Protein-coding sequences here:
- a CDS encoding cyclin-dependent protein kinase complex component (similar to Metarhizium acridum CQMa 102 XP_007814145.1), encoding MAALIGDLVPDISRFHDMIVNPSSRQNHRQHQSPPQRQRSHSRSQAQDSPPRRSSSRPRAAASTPRSQRRDEIESSATDRRNSSGAATRSPTQQRARKSAATDGTSSADGASSKFPSPPPSSSPPVASGTSPVDDAKEASMASQTGDVVSAAHQPLRNAPGSMNAAGRHQQPSPPSSQSFHIPDSSLASSSFSHAGPSSTQQTSQDSQQTVIHVRDLAHMQSLADAQMLGGSSSTSLDPNAQIKYEISGMPIADIIEMVAALLTKITTTNDLQHDAMQRNVAHQQQANQSSDSGSHMSPLSHSVLAFHGKNVPAITILSYLSRIHKYCPTTYEVFLSLLVYFDRMTERVNEIVMKSEQSRSRAASQSHPHPSGTSRGDTTMHDNAHESDESDSDLADDDDDDDAMVDSPTASGGRNESGKAATVPEDRVPVSPATYFVVDSFNIHRLIISGVTCASKFFSDVFYTNSRYAKVGGLPLAELNHLEIQFLVLNDFRLAVPVEDLEAYATMLVEFYAREVMTQKSATGA
- a CDS encoding proteasome component PRE3 precursor (similar to Fusarium graminearum PH-1 XP_011324194.1) — translated: MEFGQKGVLNEDGIHVDMDRLKKGEVNLGTSIMAVTFKDGVILGADSRTTTGAYIANRVTDKLTRVHDTIWCCRSGSAADTQAVADIVQYQLGLFAMHSGKPPMTQTAASIFQEICYANKDRLSAGLIIAGWDERFGGQVYSIPLGGSLHKQAYAIGGSGSTYIYGYCDANWKEGMEKEDAVNFVKGALREAIKWDGSSGGVIRMVVLTKEGADRHLYLPDTDYKVRHD
- a CDS encoding ERV2 protein-like protein (similar to Metarhizium acridum CQMa 102 XP_007814143.1); its protein translation is MARRQHLSLTVALVFIFIFTITYLFSGSSKSSRIEPLKSGRDAQVPVDPKSTTTSETKTDFKIDLDAIPNLSEGDSIAPKLENATLKAELGRATWKFLHTMVARFPDKPTESDRKTLDSFFHLFGRLYPCGDCARHFREMLKKYPPQTSSRNAAAGWLCATHNMVNKRLGKEQFDCTKIGDFYDCGCGDDKDKGKGKGDEKKATRDEGHDVDVPGLGGLERQRSKAIEGL